The genomic stretch ATGCTAGCATGTATTGGCCAGAGTGCAGTCAACTACAAAATATTAATGCTGAGAATTCATAATGGGAATAGACCTATTAAACAAATTGGGGTTGCACTAAATGTTAAAAATGGGGTCCTCTTAAAGATTGAgggtacgcgctatctcagagttgaagaAAAATATGTTGCCCTCTTATTAACTGCTTGTGACGTAACTATGACCGTTTATAATGAGAAAAATCTAGTGACAAGACTTGATGGATACTCTAGAGACCTAGAGAGTGAAGTCGATTTGTTCTGTCACTACGATTAACCAATCTTCGAAGAGAAAATAAGCAAAAGAGCGTACTGATATGGTCATTAGTAAATGTCAGTATCTTAATAATGAACAGAAACAAATAGTAAGGACTATGAGGTAGAATTTTAAGGATTTTTTGACACTGATGAAAATAATAAGGGCAAAATAAGATAGGAACCCTTAAAATCAATACTGAAGATGCTTATCCCAATATACAACAACCGAGAAGACTTCCGTTTGGGAAAAGAGATCAAACCGAAGAAATTATCAGAGACTTGGGCAAAAAGGGTCACTGAACCATCAAATACTCAGTGGAAGTCATATTGTAGTTAAACTTTGTAAAGAAATGAATGATTCCACACAATTTTTCGGTCACTCAATGAGGTAACACTGTGATACACTCTGTGAGTCTCGTTGGTTTTCTAACCTTCACCTAAAAAGTGAATAGATGCTGGCTAGTGgaatggagccagctgatcgagAGAAAACCACATTCTCAATAGGATCAGCTGTTTAGAGATTTtagaggctctttacggaatagacgaaggcatccttctaaatggtgaaagagtaaacaatgttagatatgccgacgacaccatggtgatagcagatagtttagagggacttcagaggctaatggacagaataaacgagtacagtcaacagtacggactaaacattaatacccacaaaaccaaacaaatgattgtcagcaaggagaatataaatggggctcatctatacattaatgggacgcagatagagcgagtaaaacagtattgctacctgggaactattataaacgaacagtggagcaatgtacaggaaataaagtgccgcataggaaaggcaagaacggtctttaacaaaatgagcgccatcttcaaaagtcacaacatatccctggatacaaaaatgagacatttgagatgctatgttttctctgtgttgttgtacggggcggaggcatggacgcttacagacaccactattaaaaaacttgaagcatttgagatgtggctttatagaagaatgctgagaatatcatggacagcaaggatcacgaacaaggaagttctagaaaaaatgaagaaggaaccagagattgtgtttacgatcaaacgcataaaattgcaatatcttggacacgttatgagaaatcagcaccgttactccctgctgcagtctatattgcaaggtaaagtcaaaggtaagcgaggacccggtagaaggagaatatcatggctgcggaatttaagaacatggtttaagaaaacctcaacggagctgtttcgagccgcagcgagacgcgctatctcagagtatatgatttccaacatccgaaacggataggaaccagaagaagaagttTAGCGATTGGCGGTTATGTCTTTTGGTCGTAATGCTCCCGCTATATTTGAAAGCCTAACGAAAACATTTTTATGAGGGCTGACATGGTAGACATGTTtagtttatttggatgacatattTGTGATTGGAAAATGATTCGACGAGAATTCCAACAATCTGAGGGGAGTGTTCAAAGAATTACGTACagataatttaaaactgagacCAAAGAAATGTCCTATGTTTCGTAGCGGAGTTTGATACTTGATAATCATGAGAAGATAGAAGCAATTCGAGACTGGTTAGTACCAAAAGATGAACATGAATGTTTTCTCGGCTTATGTACATCTACAAATAGCTCATATCAATGCACCGATATTAAGTTTACCCATACAAGATTAAAGATGAACAAGgaaaagtcatcgcttacttgaGCAAAAttaaaaccagaaagaaactgtGTTACAAGAAGAGACCTTCTAGTCTTGGGAATATTTCCATTATTATTTGTATGACCAAACGTTCAGTCTTCGATAAATCATAGAGCACTGAAGTGGCTTCTAGAGTTTTATAATCCAAATCATAAATGGCAAGACGGCTAGAGCTACTAAAAAATATGATTATGAAATCGAGAACAATGCAGGAAAAATTGCTTCGTGCGACAAACCATATATCATTATATTACTCAAATATGGTTGTGATTCCAACGGATATAGATGGTTATTATCCAACAAAATTCTTGAATATATGAAACTACTACATCGAGTATTGTGTTATTTGCATCATCAACTATATCTAATCATATATACACTATATCATCTAATATAtacttacgtatatcctgggttgacagagttactaatgtggaggtcctgcgtagaatggagaaagaatgtgaaattctcatgaccgtcaaaactaaaaagttggaatatctaggacatgtaatgagaaatccagaacgttacggccttctccagctgattctccaagggaaagtaaatggtaagagaggaccgggaagaagacgcatttcctggcttcaaaatttacgaaagtggtataacacgactaccactgaactgttccgcgctgcaataaataaagtaaagatagccgtgatgatcgccaacatccggaacggataggcactttaagaagaagagcaTCATCAACTCTTAAGATACAAGTGATGATGTGTTTGGACGAAATATTCGTTTAACATATTATATTGCACAATAATAGCTCCAAGAGAAAAACACCTCTCGTCAACAGATCGCCATACAAATGCTACAAAGGTTTCATAAAACATTCTCCGTCCCTCAAATGGTCTGGGTCTAGTAAATTTTCTATCTCCAGTCGTGATGCGGTGGCTAAAACTCTCTGTTCAACTAAATGTGTTTTGCacctgtattttatttaaatgaatgaggcaactttttagatttttaaacattttgtcaGAGGATAGCAAAATTGATCAGCAATTTATCCTGACTTAAGCCCAACTGAAAAAATACGAAGAATAAAACAAGAATAGAGCTCCAAAGTAACTGCCTACTAACTTACTAGCTAATAAGTGCCTCGGAATAGCTCCGAAATGTGTAATAATTATGTAGTTTTCCAAGTAATAGTCATTTTTTTAGCTGAAGGTAAACAACCTATGGTCaataacgatgaagtttatatatactatattataCTAACCTTATTGGCAAATTCAAATGGATATGTTTTGAACTTCAAAAGCGCTTTTCCGTTGGTGAGTTTTTCTTCTGGGGCAAAGTATAAAGGTGTCTTCTTTTCTACCATAAATTGTTTGATATTATTcttaaaattatccaaatttGTGATCGATCCAAAGCAATAAGTACTAAGCCCTAATACTTTCTCCAAAGTTGTTCTGCAGCTAGGCTAAAACATATTGGTattgtaatttattttcattcttctaacactaacactaaaaacacgattaatttataagtaaaatttatttacttaaccGTGCAAATTTATAATATCGATTGACTGGACAATTTAATTTATCTCTATAGAGGCACAAGTGGACAGTTGATTTTTTCCGTCTAGATTTCTTTTCGAGTGGTTCTAACTCACTCTCCTAGGTGGCACTAGTTCTATGCCAAGaaataaattcaaaacaaaagtaaataaacagtttttttGAGATTGTAATATTATGTAGTGACAATCTGTGTTTCCTTGTAAGTGCATCGTATTTTGAATATTGTCATATTTGATGTCACTTAAGTTTCTACAGTTTTGTTCTAGTCATAACCTAAAAACAGATATCCGGTACTTTTGAAAAACTATGCATACGAGGCAGATGTGGACACCATACAGGGGAAGAAGTGGACAGTGTCCACTTGTACCCCACAGgttctttcaaaacaaaatatcctaaaatatcTTCTTTTTACCTTACAGCGAAATAATAGTGAGAACCTATATCAAAAAAACTGATAGAAGTAATATTCCCGAAAACGCAGTAGTTCAGGCCATTTGCGATATAAAAAATGGTAACGGATCAATCAGAAACGTAGCAGAGAGATATGGATTGAATATCCGTGATATCCGTGTCCATGATacataaaagattaaaaaaactgaATCCAAAAACATAAATATCAGAATCACATGTATAAATTAACTAAACTAAAATAATTTGGAATAATTTTCTAGTAACAatgatatcaaaaaatattcgacaattttgtccatgagtgtatttaaaaaatactcaccGAAACAGCTCCAGAGGCACTACAAACTGCTATCTGGTCGAAAATAGATAAACTATTGCTAATGTACATATGGACATTGTCCTTTACTTTAGGATTTTCGACGTGAATTGATATTCCTAATCCTACACATGCTATTCTATTAATGAGTTTCTGAGAAACTGGTGTGTCTGGTAAAACCTGAGTGATGAGAAAAAGACTCAAGAGTATAAATGATCTTAATAGTATTAATACTAATCCAACGGGGAGGTAGAGTATGAACAATATTAAGGTGATATCACTTTCTGGTATCCTGaaaaaaaaagatctttaaaatcGATTGGCAAAACTATCTTAAAATATTATATAGTTTACATGAAATTTTTAATCTTATCGCTAACTCTTTAAcactatagtagaagccacagttagaatgcagtgcggGTAAGATAGGCAATGTTTACCGGAGAACGgccgaccacgttgccggtttgccccgagcggcgcatcaggaccggatttaaaAGTCATAGCAATATACGCGCACACAACAATTGAATGTGTGATTGGAAAAAGAATAACATTCCAAAAATATGGAGAATTAAAGTGAAATAGCCATTTTAtgaatatttgtattttctatcgGCTGAGCGCAAAAACGTAATATTCCTGGAATGTAATCGTTTATCCATGCAATGTAAAAAACGTGTCGCTTAATACACCTTCTGAGTCTGGAAGAGCTGATTTTCAGTTTGCTTTGCACTTTCGTCGAGTAAACAGTATTGTTTAGCTATTgttgaaatgtattttaaaagttgttttaaattgaATATTATTTAACATTGACCTCCCGTAAAAATTGAAGTTATCTAGAATTTAATAGTTCAGTGTTTAATAGGTAAGTTAGCATTTATTTattgttgaataaaaataataaaatttaatctcTGTTTATAGAAATGTCGGATTCGGACTATTCGGTGTATTCGCTTGTATTCGGTGACAAAAGAAAGAGAGTTTGTTACACATAAAGGTAAACTAGTTAATGCTAAAGTAATCATACCACATTGCACTTGTAGTAAGAAATGTAGGGTGGATTTAACATTTGAAGAAAAACGTTCaatcaaaaaatgaaaaaaatacataCCTAATCGGATTAATAGAAAGACATGATGTTGCTAGACATCATCCTGCGTCAGCAAAAACTAgacagttttcttcttctttcaagTATTTTGCTACGAAAGGTACGTGCAGAGTTGAAATTTGCCGCAATGCTTATATAAGTTTACATGCTCTCCAACAAAGCCGTACAACGCAATACAACGAAATCATTGAGTCttccaagaaaaaaaaacaataacaataacgtCCAAGTAAAGCGACTTTTCTTCGAAGGttacctaaaaagtgaattaGTGGATACTGCGACCGCATTTAGAGATGAGTAggacaagtacaaaattgaaacaattgagggaaaatatggcgttaagattttgagactgcTGCCTTACAATTGCGAGCTGGTGTGGTGTCGATTGAGATGGCGTGAAGTCAAGTGAAAAGGTACgtggcttcaaacaacgtcgattttaaagaaaaaacggtagaACGATTGATAAGAGAAGCTTACAAACGTGTATCTAAAGAAcagtggcataattatgtgaatcacgtcaagaaagtagaagaaaaaaatgtttgcGTTGATAATTCAGAGGATCAGGACGATTTAGGTATGGAttgcgattag from Diabrotica undecimpunctata isolate CICGRU unplaced genomic scaffold, icDiaUnde3 ctg00003314.1, whole genome shotgun sequence encodes the following:
- the LOC140432233 gene encoding lipid droplet-regulating VLDL assembly factor AUP1-like, with protein sequence IPESDITLILFILYLPVGLVLILLRSFILLSLFLITQVLPDTPVSQKLINRIACVGLGISIHVENPKVKDNVHMYISNSLSIFDQIAVCSASGAVSPSCRTTLEKVLGLSTYCFGSITNLDNFKNNIKQFMVEKKTPLYFAPEEKLTNGKALLKFKTYPFEFANKVQPVCIRIERPFLDVAVTTVGSTFVSDMLYFLFVPITNYKLTFLAPLEKSTMSDDEFGEIARQNMATSLK